Part of the Candidatus Brocadia sinica JPN1 genome, TCCATGTCTCAGGGAATGGGGATGGGTATCAGGCCAGAAGAGTCTATTGTTGGGGCTTCAGGGGGAATTGGCATACTTATAGATCAAAAAGGCACCGATCAGTATCATGGGGACTATTTTTCACAGGGGAGTGGTTATTATTATTCCTTAGGATTGTTATGTGATCACGAGGGCAATGATAAATATTACGCAGGTCGCTATGCCCAGGGCGCTGGTATTCATTCAGCCATTGGTCTGTTGAAGGATGTATCTGGAGACGATACCTACGAATGCACTTTTGGTGTTTCGCAGGGGTGTGGACACGATACCGGCATCGGGTTTCTGGTGGATGATTGCGGAAATGATGCTTATCGGAGCAAGACCACTTCGCAAGGTGTTGGTCTGGAAAAGGGTATTGGGGTCCTGGCAGATTTTTACGGGAATGATACCTATGATGCAAACGATCCTAGCCAGGGCGTTTCATCCCCATCAAAAACCGAAGAAATTACCGGCATTGGGATAGTAATTGATAATCAAGGAGACCGCGATACCTTTCATGATCCCATTGCAGAAAATCTGTTATTATACCGACCCAGTGGGGGACTGGTGTTAAATAGATGAGACGATACACGATTTCGGATTGCAGAATTCGGATTTCGGGTTTAAAAACGCAAAAAGGAGAAAAGGATGGACCGCAATGATATGAAAAAGAGAACAAAAGAATTTGCCAAAAGTATCATTAAACTCTGCCGAATATTTCCAAATAACATGGAAGGAAGATTGATTGGTAATCAGATATTTCGTTCAGGAACTTCAGCCGCTGCTAATTACAGAGCCGCATGTCGGGCAAGGTCGACATCTGGCGTTATTTCAAAGTTATCCATTGTGGAAGAAGAGGCAGATGAAACCTTGTTTTGGCTTGAGTTAATAAACGAAATGGAAATTGTTGATAAAGCTTTACTTAATTCATTAATGGAGGAAAATGATGAAATAATAGCCATTATCGTTTCATCCATCAAAACTGCCAGGAATAATAAAAAGTGATTTAAACTCCGAAATCCGAATTCCGCAATCCGAAATCAACATAATGCAGATAAATTTTATCGAACGTAAAGGATACGTTCTTACCAGATCAACGCTAAAATGTCTCAGTCAGGTGGCATCGGTCAATCCCACCCTGGGATGCATTCATCAATGTGCCTATTGCTACGCAAGGGGTTACTCGATGTATCCGGGTGACGGCAAGGTGCTTATTTACGGGAATATGCCTGAAAAATTAAAACAAGAGTTATCCGCCCGCCGGAAGTTGCCAGCCTATGTATTTTTTAGTCCAACCTGTGATGTCCTGCAACCCATCCCTCAAGTGCTCAAGGTAACCTATGAGTTGTTGAAAGTTTTGCTTGAATATGGTATTGGTATAAATCTCCTTACCAAGGGCAGAATTCCCGCAAAATTCCTGCAGTTATTTAGCCAATATAAAAAAATGGTGCACGTTCAAATAGGCATTACCACATTAGACCGGGATATTCAAAAGAGAATGGAACCTTATGCCGCGACGCCACAAGAAAGAATACAGAATATTGAACGACTCTGTGCGATAGGTATTTTGCCCGAAATAAAATTAGACCCGTTGATCCCTGGTGCTACAGATACTGAATCGAACTTAACAGCCTTGTTTAGGATACTTCAGGGATTTGATGTGAATTCCACGGGTACCAATTATTTATTCCTGAGACCCCAGATAAAGAAAAACTTGTATAAAGCGTTGGGGAATACACCTCTCTTGCCAAAAATTATGGAGCATTACCAAAACAGCAAGTCCATGAATTTACTGGCAGAGCAATCCCGTGTACTTGCCCTGGATTTGGAATATAGAAAACAGTCGTATGAAAAGATTTCAAGATGGGCTAAGGATTTTGGGATTTATGCCTATGTATGCGGTTGTAAAAATCCGGATATTACCGAAGAACCGTTGTGTGGAATTAACTGGGGTCAGCATTTTGAAAAGATTTTGGGACAGAAGCACCTGTTTGAAGAGGGTGGTTAATTTAATCTTTAGAATTTTAATACTACTGGGTGGCATGGACAAACTCTGTTTGTCCGTGTTTTACTTGTTTGAATGGGGATTACAATACCTCAGATCAATATATTCTGATGAAAAAAACAGGTTTTTTACAAAAAGCACAGAAGAATTTGCTTGCAAAAGAGTTTTGAGAAATAGAGGATATCTGTACAGGAAATTTTAAAAGTATGAAGAGATTAAGCGGGCAGGTAAAACACCTATTTTATTCATTATGACCACTGAGACAAAAGAAAGTGATGAAGTTGCTGGATATCTCGAAACTCGTTACCCTGAGTTTAAAAATGCAGTTCTTGTTATTTATATCAACAAAAGCGGCGAAATAATCGAAAGCAAGGCCAAGAAAGATAGGGCAGAACTTGAAAAACTGAGAAAGGCTGCCGATGCTATTGATTGCGATAGTTCCCCATACAAGGTTGTCGTGTCTGTTCTCATGCTGAGAGAGGGCTGGGACGTGGATTGCGGAAGATGTTCCCGCACGATATTACACATGAGAAGATGCTGAACCAAGTTCAGCATGACAGGTTAGAAATCACAGAAGAACTTTGTGTTGTAGGGACTTAGGCATTTCTGGAGTTTGTGGAATCAATTAAAAGCGAGGGCGTTGAACTTGGTTACAGAAGCATGGGAGAAACGGCAAAAGGTAATTCCCCGATAGTAATTGAACCAGATAGGGAAAATCCAGGCAAAGATCTTGAGAAACTTGATATAAAGATTCCTGTGCTTACTCCCAGACTTTACAGAGAATATAAAAGACTTGAAGAAATAAACATAGATAAATTTCACTTTACACCCGTAGAACTGAAAACATTTTCCGAAGAAGAAAAGAAAGAGATTGTCTTTAAGGATATAGAAGGTCAGATGTCGCACATTACCGTATTTGAAGGGATGAGGAAGTTACTAACGTTGTCCTGCCATTTCATTCCATTGAGCATGTGGATGAACCAAGAGAAGAAAAAAGCAAGACAGGTCAGTTAAAGCTGTTATCTACCGATGATAGGGGCAGGCAACTCAAGGGGTGGACAAATAAGTTGATCTGGGGAGATAACAAGCTGGCGCTTTCATCGCTTATCAACGGCCCCTTAAGAGAAGAAATAGAAAGGGAAGGAGGCCTGAAACTCATTTATATAGACTCACCCTTTGCAGTCGGTGCCGATTTTTCATTTCAGATAAGGCTCAACGGTGATGAGGTAACAAAAAAGCCTTCCATCATTGAAGAAATTGCATACAGGGACACATGGGGTAAAGGCATCTCCTCTTACCTCTCCATGATGTATGAGAGACTGAAACTCATGCATGCTCTGCTGGCGGAGGATGGGAGCATTTATGTGCATTGCGACCGGCGGGTAGATGCCTATTTGAGGTTAATACTAGACGATGTGTTTGAAAAAGACAATTTTAAAAACGAAGTTATTTGGTGTTACAAGGAACGAGAAAGAGTTTTAAATACTTATAATCCTAAGCATGACATGCTTCTCTTCTATTCAAAATCTAATAGTATAGATAGACCTTTCAATTGGCAAGAGGCAACCGAAGAATATTCTGAAGTTACAAAAAAGAAATTTAAATACAAGGACGATAAAGGTTGGTATCAAATCAGAGGAAAAAATACAATGGGTAGTCCTATTCAAGCTGCCGATGGATTAACTCCTGAGGATGAACAAAATTATCCAGGACTGACCTATAGAGATTATATAGAAAATAGAGCAGGTGTAGCACCAAGAGATTGGTGGAATATTGATATCATCAACAAAGCCGCCGATGAAAGAACTGCATATATTACCCAAAAACCAGAAGCTTTACTTGAAAGAATTGTGAAAGTCTCTTCCAACGATGGCGATCTTGTGGCAGACTTTTTCTGCGGTTCAGGCACAACCCCTGCCGTAGCCGAAAAACTAGGCAGGAAGTGGATTGCCTGTGACCTCGGCAGATTTGCCATCCATACCACAAGAAAAAGACTGATCCAGGTACAACGTGAACTCAAAAGAGACGACAAACCCTATAGGGCGTTTGAGGTCTTAAATCTTGGGAAATACGAAAGAAAATATTTTATGGGTATCAATCTTGATTTGACGGAGGATGAACAGAGAAGACAGCTTGAATTAAAACATGAGGCATACATAAATCTGATCCTGGAAGGTTACAAGGCAAAAAGGGTAGAAGGCTTGAGGACGCTTTGCGGGGTGAAGGCACAGAGATTTGTCCATGTCGGTCCCCTGGATTTTCCCATTACCAGAAAAACCGTTGAGGAGATTTATGATGAATGCCGGGAGAAGGTAATCACGCAGGTTGATGTGTTGGGTTTTGAGTTTGAGATGGGATTGTTGCCGCGCATAGAAGATGAGATGAAAGATAAAGGAATAAACTTGAAACTCAAATATATTCCACGAGAAGTCTTTGATAAGCGGGCGGTGAAAAAGGGACAGGTAAAATTCTATGACGGTGCATACCTTGAGGTAAAACCCGAAGTAAAAGGCAAAAAGGTCAAGGTTCGACTGAAAGATTTTACGACCTAATACACGCAGGACGACCTTGATGAGATAGAGCAAAACCTCAAGAATGGCAGTAATAGAGTCGTTATAGAAAATGGCCAGATAATCAGGATAGAAAAAGACAAGAACGGTATCGTGAAAAGAGACATTTTAACGAAAGATTGGGTTGACTGGATAGATTACTGGGCGGTAGATTTCGATTATGCAAACAAGAAAGAGATTGTCAGAATAGGGAAAAATGGCGCATCAGAAGAGGCCTGGACAGGAAGTTATATTTTTGAAAATGAATGGCAATCCTTTAGAACCAAGAAAAATGCTGAGCTTGAATTCGAATCCTCGTGGCATGAATACAAAAAGGGTGGTAGATACAAAATAGCCATAAAGGTTGTTGATATTTTAGGACAAGATACAACTCAGGTGGTAGAAGTTAAGGTTGAATAAACCCGAGAAAACATTTTTGGCTGAAAGAAACGTTGATAGTGGCACTTTATATAAAGAGGTTGCAAAATTACTGGTTGACCGAAAGCCGTGTTTGGGGAGCAGTTGCCATTTGATGCACTCATGAAGGCACAAGAGGAGTCCGCAAGGTGCAGGATAATGTTCCTCGTTGGCACATCTGCCGTTGTCCAGCCCGCGGCATCCTTACCTTTTTTGGCAAAACAGAAGAGGGCTCAAATAATTGAAATAAATATTGAAAAAGCTTTTCCCGATGCAGATTATTTTATTATGGAAAAGGCAGGGACGTTCCTTCCCATGATCGTTGAAGAGATAAAAAAGATACTTATTCTGTAAAAAGCTGATTTTATATAATGAAGATTTTTGGAGAATGATGGAGGAAAGATTGTCATTGAAAAATCTGGAAGAGAATTTTAGAGAATTAACCTGGAATGATTTACAGAATTGGGTTGGCAGCCGTACCTTAAAAAGGGGGGAAGATTATTTCAAGCGTGGCCGGGTTACGAACTTGAGAATTGCACCGACGGGGATCCTTGCCAGGGTATCTGGCACCGATGAATATACAACCCTCGTTACGATACACGGGCAAGGCCAGCAGAAGGAAATCACATCTGATTGCACCTGTCCCTATGGCAGCGGTTGCAAACATGCCGTCGCCACGGTCCTGGCATTTTCCCAGGCTATTAAAGACAAGAGAAAAGTACCAACAGCCCAATCGACCGACCCGGACATCATGAAGATGAAAGGACTTGACGACGGTGAGTACGAAGAAGACGACTACGATGATCCCGGAGATACCCAAACTCGATCAAAAAAGTCTTCCGCTAAATCAACCCCGGACAACGATATCGCAGAGTTCCTTGACCAGCATGACAAGGAGTTCCTGAAAAAATTCGTGATAACGCTTGCAAACAGGTATCCGGAGGTTTACACAGAGCTTTTGGACAGCGCACGGTTAGCCGGTGGCAAGGTGGAAAAGCTTATTTCCAGCATACGCCAAGAGATAGATAACATTATATCAGAACCGGCATGGCGTAACCATTGGTCAGATGAGGGAAACCCGTCTGATTTTAGCAGGGTGAAGTCTATGATGTTGCATCTTTTTGACCAGGGTTATTACGATGCCGTCACTATTATTGCCGGGGAATTGCTGGATAAAGGTAATTCGTACGTTGAAACCTGCGATGATGAAGGTGATTCAGCTTTGCAAATTTCTGAATGCCTGGAGATCGGATTTAAAGCGGTTAAAAAGTGTGAATGGCCAAACGTGAGTAAGATTATGTTCATCATAGAAGCGGAACTGCAGGACGAATATGATCTGTGCGGTGGTGCATACGAAATCTTAGAATCAATACGTGACAAATCGGCATGGTCTGCAGCGGCTGACGATTTATCAGACAGGCTTGCTGATTTGCCATCCTCAAAGAATTCTAACAGCGAATTTAGCAGCAATTACCGGAGAGACCGCATTTCCAATTTTCTTATCTCTGCCTTAGAAAAATCGGGCAGGAATGAAGAGATACTTCCCTTATGCGAGGAAGAGGCAAAAATTACCGGCAGCTGGGTACGGTATGTTGAGAGGTTGATCGGGGCAAAAAAATATGATGAAGCCAGAAAAGCTGCTGAAGAGGGTATAAAGCAGGTTGGCCAAAAGTACCCGGGAATTGGGAATACCCTGAGGGAACATATTGCAAAACTTGCAGAAAAAAGCGGCGACTATGATTCAATCTTATTCCTAAGACAGGAAGAATTTTTAGAGTATCCTTGCCTGAAAAATTACAATAAACTCATAGAAGCGGCGGTCAACACGAAAAGCGAAACAACGATCAGGGACTGGGCACTACAGTTTTTAGAAACGGGAAACGTGCATACCCGAGGAGATCTAAAGTCCCCACAAAAAATCAAAGAAAGGTATTCCAAAAGTTTCCCTGCATATGATGTATTAATTGATATAGCGGACAAGGAGAAAGACGCTGATAAGGTATTGCATTGGTACAGACAGTCTTACGCTAAGGATCGTTGGTTTTCCGAGAAACATGTCCAGGTTGCCCATGCTATCGCAGGAAAGTACCCTGACGAGGCGCTAAAGATATGGTGCGCATTGGCAGAAAATCAAATTGCGTTAACAAAGCCATCAGCGTACGAAACAGCTGTGGGCTATCTGAAACAGGTGCGTGACATTTATCGAAAGACCCATCGGACGAAGGAGTGGGAATCTTATGTAGCCGTTTTAAGAGAAAGCAATAAAAAAAAGATACGATTTATACAAAGTTTACGTACCCTTACCGGCGAAAGGATTATATAGAATCCCTGTATAAAAACTTCCTTTTTTGTAAGTTTTTTACCTCCCTTTCATCGCAAGGAATGAAAATAGGTTAAAGAAAATCTCGATCGGGGTCAAGGGTCAAGTTTTTTGCTCCTTGCCTCTTGTTCCTTTTTATTTTGAAAGGGCATCGAAAGGTACTTTGTGTGGTGAGTATGTCATCACCGGAGATATATCCGGGACTGTTGAAGGAACATGTCGGCTTGTAATAGA contains:
- a CDS encoding SWIM zinc finger family protein — protein: MMEERLSLKNLEENFRELTWNDLQNWVGSRTLKRGEDYFKRGRVTNLRIAPTGILARVSGTDEYTTLVTIHGQGQQKEITSDCTCPYGSGCKHAVATVLAFSQAIKDKRKVPTAQSTDPDIMKMKGLDDGEYEEDDYDDPGDTQTRSKKSSAKSTPDNDIAEFLDQHDKEFLKKFVITLANRYPEVYTELLDSARLAGGKVEKLISSIRQEIDNIISEPAWRNHWSDEGNPSDFSRVKSMMLHLFDQGYYDAVTIIAGELLDKGNSYVETCDDEGDSALQISECLEIGFKAVKKCEWPNVSKIMFIIEAELQDEYDLCGGAYEILESIRDKSAWSAAADDLSDRLADLPSSKNSNSEFSSNYRRDRISNFLISALEKSGRNEEILPLCEEEAKITGSWVRYVERLIGAKKYDEARKAAEEGIKQVGQKYPGIGNTLREHIAKLAEKSGDYDSILFLRQEEFLEYPCLKNYNKLIEAAVNTKSETTIRDWALQFLETGNVHTRGDLKSPQKIKERYSKSFPAYDVLIDIADKEKDADKVLHWYRQSYAKDRWFSEKHVQVAHAIAGKYPDEALKIWCALAENQIALTKPSAYETAVGYLKQVRDIYRKTHRTKEWESYVAVLRESNKKKIRFIQSLRTLTGERII
- a CDS encoding site-specific DNA-methyltransferase, translated to MDEPREEKSKTGQLKLLSTDDRGRQLKGWTNKLIWGDNKLALSSLINGPLREEIEREGGLKLIYIDSPFAVGADFSFQIRLNGDEVTKKPSIIEEIAYRDTWGKGISSYLSMMYERLKLMHALLAEDGSIYVHCDRRVDAYLRLILDDVFEKDNFKNEVIWCYKERERVLNTYNPKHDMLLFYSKSNSIDRPFNWQEATEEYSEVTKKKFKYKDDKGWYQIRGKNTMGSPIQAADGLTPEDEQNYPGLTYRDYIENRAGVAPRDWWNIDIINKAADERTAYITQKPEALLERIVKVSSNDGDLVADFFCGSGTTPAVAEKLGRKWIACDLGRFAIHTTRKRLIQVQRELKRDDKPYRAFEVLNLGKYERKYFMGINLDLTEDEQRRQLELKHEAYINLILEGYKAKRVEGLRTLCGVKAQRFVHVGPLDFPITRKTVEEIYDECREKVITQVDVLGFEFEMGLLPRIEDEMKDKGINLKLKYIPREVFDKRAVKKGQVKFYDGAYLEVKPEVKGKKVKVRLKDFTT
- a CDS encoding SPL family radical SAM protein translates to MQINFIERKGYVLTRSTLKCLSQVASVNPTLGCIHQCAYCYARGYSMYPGDGKVLIYGNMPEKLKQELSARRKLPAYVFFSPTCDVLQPIPQVLKVTYELLKVLLEYGIGINLLTKGRIPAKFLQLFSQYKKMVHVQIGITTLDRDIQKRMEPYAATPQERIQNIERLCAIGILPEIKLDPLIPGATDTESNLTALFRILQGFDVNSTGTNYLFLRPQIKKNLYKALGNTPLLPKIMEHYQNSKSMNLLAEQSRVLALDLEYRKQSYEKISRWAKDFGIYAYVCGCKNPDITEEPLCGINWGQHFEKILGQKHLFEEGG
- a CDS encoding four helix bundle protein codes for the protein MDRNDMKKRTKEFAKSIIKLCRIFPNNMEGRLIGNQIFRSGTSAAANYRAACRARSTSGVISKLSIVEEEADETLFWLELINEMEIVDKALLNSLMEENDEIIAIIVSSIKTARNNKK